The DNA region AAAATTTAATGAGAAATTATTGCGAAACGACCTTAATCATTGACTTTATTTCGATCAGTTTTTCTAAGAGCTCCTCACGGGAATCTGCCAAAACATTGATGTGTCCCATCTTTCGCCCAGGTTTGGTTTCGGTTTTTCCGTAGAGATGGACGTAGGTTTTTGGCAATTTCAGTACTTCCTCTAAACCGTCGTACTTAGCTTTTCCGTGGTGATTTTCTTCACCGACGAGATTGAGCATTCCCGAAAATCCGAAGTTTTCAGTATCTCCAAGCGGAAGATTTTTTAGAACCCGGTACATTTGCTCAAACTGCGAGTTGGCGTTTCCTTCCTGTGTTTGATGTCCCGAATTGTGTAGTCGCGGCGCAGTTTCATTCAGCCAAACTTTCCCGTTTTTGTCGAGGAATAATTCGATGGCGAAAAGTCCGGCAGAAGCAGCCGCGTCGATGAACTGTTGAGAAATTTCTTCAATCTGTCGCTGAACGTCCTCTGAAATTTCTGCAGGACAGATATTGAAATCCAGTAAATTGAGTTTGGGATCGGCAACCATTTCCGTTACAGGAAAAGTTTTGGTTTCGCCATTTTCGTTTTTTGCCACAATTACCGAAAGTTCCTTGTCAATATCCACCAAATTTTCCAAAACGGAAGGTACATTCCAAAG from Chryseobacterium suipulveris includes:
- a CDS encoding 5-(carboxyamino)imidazole ribonucleotide synthase encodes the protein MKIGILGGGQLGRMLIQNGLKYDDQWFTLDPAEDAPCSKISDFTHGSFDDYETVFNFGKGKDVVSIEIEHVNVDALFELQECGIKVIPNPEIIKTIQQKILQKEFYKKHGIPSPEFQIIENKSEVSFPLPFVQKMNTGGYDGKGVQVIRDEKDLEKLWNVPSVLENLVDIDKELSVIVAKNENGETKTFPVTEMVADPKLNLLDFNICPAEISEDVQRQIEEISQQFIDAAASAGLFAIELFLDKNGKVWLNETAPRLHNSGHQTQEGNANSQFEQMYRVLKNLPLGDTENFGFSGMLNLVGEENHHGKAKYDGLEEVLKLPKTYVHLYGKTETKPGRKMGHINVLADSREELLEKLIEIKSMIKVVSQ